Part of the Intestinibacillus sp. Marseille-P6563 genome is shown below.
CGACCAGTTCCAGCACATAGGGCACGCGCTTTTTGATCGCGCGTTTTTTGGCGCCCACGGCACGCATGGCGAACGCGACATTTTCGTAGACCGTCTTTTTTTCGATCAGCCGGAAATCCTGGAACACAACGCCGAGTGTGCGGCGCAGATAGGGGATTTCCCGCTTTTTGATGGTGCTCATGTTATAGTTATTGACGACAATGCGGCCAGATGTCGGCCGAACTTCGCCAGTCAGCAGTTTGATCAGGGTAGATTTACCCGAGCCGGACGGACCGACCAGGAAAACGAACTCCCCCTCATCAATACGCAGTGTCGCCCGTCTGACGGCGCGCACACCGTTATCGTATTGCATGCTGACGTCGCTCATTCTTATCACGACCCAGTGAACCTCCTTGCGCTGCTGGATGTCATACACAGCGGCATGACTCCCGCGTTTGAAATCTGGGAAAAGCGGGATGAAAAAAAGATGTGGTACAATCGCCGCTTTTGGGCTATTATACCACATCCGATTGAAAATTTCCAGAGTATTTCCCCTATCTTCAAAAATTTAATGTTTTTTTCAGGGTCAGATAGTTCGAAATTTCTGTTTTAAAGGCGGTTTTTACACAAATGTTTCCATTTTGTTATCGATTTGGACGGTTGCCTCAGACGCGTCCTTCCTCACGGCTTTCCAGGTACTTGCGAACCATCAGCGCGACCTTAAAGACAATCGCATGGTCAAATTCACGCAGGTCCAGACCGGTCAGCTTCTTGATCTTTTCCAGGCGGTACACCAGCGTATTGCGGTGTACGAACAGCTTGCGCGAAGTTTCGGACACATTCAAATTGTTCTCAAAGAACTTCTGGATGGTGTACAGCGTTTCCTGATCGAGCGAATCGATCGAGCCCTTCTTGAACACTTCGTTCAGGAACATTTCACACAGGGTGGTGGGAAGCTGATAGATCAGACGGCCGATGCCCAGGTTTTCATAGCTGACGATCGCCTTTTCGTTGTCGAATACGCTGCCGACTTCGATGGAGACCTGCGCTTCCTTAAAGGACTTGGCAATGTCCTTGAGCTGGGTCGAAATCGAGCCGATACCGATGATGCACTTGATGAGCAGTTCGGAATTGAGCGCGTCTTCGATGGTCTTAGCGCACTTGATAAGCTCCTTGACGTCGCTGTTGGCCTTGACTTCCTTGACCACAACGATGTCGCTCTCGCTGATGTGCAGGACGAAATCCTTCTGCTTGTCCGGGAACAGGCCGTTGACGACGTCGATCGCAGCCACGTCCACCCGCTCAAGCTGGTGCACCAGGAAGACCACGCGCGGCACATCGTTGCCAAAGTGCAGCTCCCGCGACTTAATATAGATATCACCCGGCAGGATGTTGTCCAGGATGATGTTTTTCACAAAGGTTGCCTTGTCGTGCTTTTCGTCGTACAAGGTCTTGATGTTATTGATGGCGACCGATGCCAGAGAGCATACCGAACGCGCCAGTTCGTCCTCGCCCTGTACAAAAACCGCATATTCAAAGCGTGTCGAACGGTCTGCCACCGAGCGGTACGTATATCCGCCAAAGCGGATCATATCCCCCGCATACCCAAGCTCGGTCACCGCATCCTCCCGCATTTCGCCAATGCGCGGCAGATCGGTGCATGCGATTACGGCACCGGTGGCATCGACGATGCCGATGGTGCGGTCCACCGTATCTTTCATCTGGAGAACAATCGACTGAAACAATCTGGAGGCCATTTCCGTCACCTTTCCTTTCAAGTCTCTTCAAACAATCTGATATCCCCTGCCGCCTTCCGGTTGTGACGGCGCGGCCCAATCGGACATATTATACAAGAAGCACAGAAGATCCTGTATCATTTATAGAATTATAACACAGAATTTCGCCGAATCATACAAAAATTTTTCAATCGTTTTGTGAACTTTTTATCAATCCCACAAACCGATCTTCATTCGTCCGCCGAAGCTTTGCCACGTGCGGCATCCCGCAGGGCAGCCACTTCGTCTTCGGTCAATTCCCGGTACTCCCCGGGTTGCAATCGCTCATCCAGCCGCAGCGGACCGACTGAAATGCGCTTAAGATGCTCCACATGGCCGCCCACAGCTGCGACCATGCGCTTGACCTGATGATGCTTTCCTTCTTTTAGGGCAACCTCGATCTTGGTCAGGCCATCCTCTTCGCCCAAAACGGTCAGGCGGGCCGGGCGGCAGACTGTGCCATCCGCCAAGGTCATCCCGGCTGCAAACTGCTTGGGGGCACTCAAATCCATCCGGCCGGACACCAAGGCGACATAGACCTTTTCCACATGCCGCCGCGGGGCCATGAGCGCGTGGCAGAATCCGCCATCGTCGGTCAACAGCAGCAGGCCTTCGGTATTCTTGTCCAGCCGGCCGACCGGGAACAATCCGCGCCGCTCGCTTTCCGGGAACACCGACAGCACCGTCGGATGCAGGTTGTCCACCCGCGCAGAAACCAGATCGGGCGGTTTGTTGAGCATGTAGTAGCGGCCAATGCGCCACCGCAATTGCTGACCGCCCAAAGCGAGGGAATCTTCTGCCGGTGTGACCCGATAGGCTGGGTCCCGGATCGTTTGCCCATTGACACTGACCCGGCCGGCGCGAATGATGGCACCCACTTCTTTTCGACTGCCGCAGCCCAGCGAAGACAGCGCTTTGTCCAAACGCTCCTTTGCCATCTGCATCCCCCCGTCTACACTAGATAAATATAGAGTACCACTTTTTCGCAAATTGCACAATAGGTCTGGCAAAAAAAACGAAAAAATTGCAGATAAACTTTGCCGGTTTCGTCACTTTACCCTATCGCCTGGTTTCAGTAAAAAAAGGCAATTTTTTCGAAAACAAAATCCGAAAAAATCGCCCTTTTCACAATCCAACATTATTCCTGTGTGTTTTCGTCCGGCCGTTCGGTGATCGTTCGCAAAAAGCCGTCTTTTTGCGCAGAGCAGACATCGGCTGCAATCAGCCGGTTGCGGTATAGCACCAGGTTGGCTGTCACCCCTTCTTCGCCGCTCGGGTCGTTGTGGACCGAATACACATACAAGGTCGCATTGCGGCCCTTATACTTTTCCAGGTCCAATCCCTGGGTCTTTTGCAGGTCGTTGTATTCTTCATAGGTTTCATCAAATTCGTCCGGGATACGCACCTCGGTTTCGCTGACCGGGGTTTCATCGACCTCCCAGCCGAAGGACTGCAAAAATTCCACCCGTTCCTCATTGGTGCCTAATTTCTGCGATAAGCTCGCTTCCCCGGATGCGCTGGCGATGTCTGCGGATGCCGGACGCAGCGTGGATACGCCCCAAATCACGGCTGCCAATGCCAGCACGCCCACAGCTGCTTTTTTTACAGTTAGCTTTGTCGCGTAAACGATCATATTCGGTCCCTCCCATATCGGCCTCTTACTAGCATGATATGGACGGGCCGACCGATTTAGAACCAAATTTTTTCGCAAAAGAAAGGACGGCAAAAGCCGTCCTTTCGAAATTTAGTCTTTGCTCAGTGCTTCCATGCGTGCCTTGTTCTCGGCGATGACCTTCTCCTGAACCATCGGAGGAGCTTCGTCATAGCGTTCAAAGTCCGATTCGAACGAGCCACGTCCCTGGGTCATCGAACGCAGGGTGATAGCGTAGTCGGTGGTTTCCGCCATCGGCACTTCGGCCAGGATTTCCTGCTGTCCGCCTTCAACCGGGTTCATGCCCATGATACGGCCACGGCGCTTGTTCAGGTCGCCGATGACATCACCCATGTAGCTGTCCGGTACAATGACCTTCATCGAGCAGATGGGCTCCAGGAGTACCGGAGACGCCTGCGGGATACCAGCCTTATAGGCCAGACGTGCTGCCATCTTAAACGACAGTTCGTTGGAGTCGACGTCATGGTAAGAACCATCGGTCAGGGTCGCCTTCAGGCCAACCAGCGGATAACCGGCCAGCACACCATGTTCCATGGCTTCGCGGATGCCCTTATCGACCGCCGGATGGAAGTTCTTCGGAACCGAACCGCCGAAGATCTTTTCTTCGAACAGGTAATCGCCTTCTGCGTACGGCTCAAAGTCCATCTTGACGTGACCATACTGACCATGGCCGCCCGACTGTTTCTTATGCTTGCCTTCCACAGAGACCTTTTTGCGGATCTTCTCGCGGTACGGTACGATCGGCGGCGTCAGGGTGACTTCTACGCCGAATTTGCTCTTAAGCTTGGAGCAGATGACATCCAGATGGATATCGCCTGCACCCGCAATGACCATCTGCTTGGTCTCGGGGTTGAAGTTGACTTCAAAGCTGGGGTCTTCGTCGCGCAGCTTAGCCAGACCGGTGGACATCTTTTCTTCATTGCCCTTGGACTTGGGT
Proteins encoded:
- a CDS encoding pseudouridine synthase; translation: MAKERLDKALSSLGCGSRKEVGAIIRAGRVSVNGQTIRDPAYRVTPAEDSLALGGQQLRWRIGRYYMLNKPPDLVSARVDNLHPTVLSVFPESERRGLFPVGRLDKNTEGLLLLTDDGGFCHALMAPRRHVEKVYVALVSGRMDLSAPKQFAAGMTLADGTVCRPARLTVLGEEDGLTKIEVALKEGKHHQVKRMVAAVGGHVEHLKRISVGPLRLDERLQPGEYRELTEDEVAALRDAARGKASADE
- a CDS encoding PucR family transcriptional regulator translates to MASRLFQSIVLQMKDTVDRTIGIVDATGAVIACTDLPRIGEMREDAVTELGYAGDMIRFGGYTYRSVADRSTRFEYAVFVQGEDELARSVCSLASVAINNIKTLYDEKHDKATFVKNIILDNILPGDIYIKSRELHFGNDVPRVVFLVHQLERVDVAAIDVVNGLFPDKQKDFVLHISESDIVVVKEVKANSDVKELIKCAKTIEDALNSELLIKCIIGIGSISTQLKDIAKSFKEAQVSIEVGSVFDNEKAIVSYENLGIGRLIYQLPTTLCEMFLNEVFKKGSIDSLDQETLYTIQKFFENNLNVSETSRKLFVHRNTLVYRLEKIKKLTGLDLREFDHAIVFKVALMVRKYLESREEGRV
- a CDS encoding DUF4830 domain-containing protein, giving the protein MIVYATKLTVKKAAVGVLALAAVIWGVSTLRPASADIASASGEASLSQKLGTNEERVEFLQSFGWEVDETPVSETEVRIPDEFDETYEEYNDLQKTQGLDLEKYKGRNATLYVYSVHNDPSGEEGVTANLVLYRNRLIAADVCSAQKDGFLRTITERPDENTQE